A portion of the Toxotes jaculatrix isolate fToxJac2 chromosome 16, fToxJac2.pri, whole genome shotgun sequence genome contains these proteins:
- the ptger4b gene encoding prostaglandin E receptor 4 (subtype EP4) b — protein MNTTAETRFQPPTIPAIMFIFGVVGNVIAIVVLRISRKEQKETTFYTLVCGLAVTDLLGTLLASPVTIATYMKGSWPGGEPLCQYSGFILLFFFLVQLSIVFAMSVERYLAINHAYFYNEYVNQKLAALALVAIYILSTVFCALPSLGLGQVKRQKPGTWCFIDWKNNNTTVATFNLMYAGVNSALVLATVICNVMVCGALILMHKRFIRRTSLGTDQRRLAELRRRRSFGRLAGAEIQMVILLIATSAVVLICSIPLVLRIFVNQLYRNQTEEPLGLNKDLLAIRMASVNPILDPWIYILLRKTVVLKLMEKIKCLFCKMGGRGRRDGGQFRCAEGRLSSSIVSRDSPSLVSRELREMVSTSQTFLYPSEGNTRRSGSFQAGTQVGSSPPAVQTLQGHQEVEGPQRGISQSDLEDTAPGRPRKELSMDLKDPALHVTFTDETANIQEKCI, from the exons ATGAACACCACCGCAGAAACGAGATTTCAACCCCCCACCATCCCAGCCATAATGTTCATTTTCGGGGTGGTGGGAAATGTCATCGCCATCGTGGTCCTGCGAATATCACGAAAGGAACAAAAGGAGACGACTTTTTACACGCTTGTGTGTGGCCTGGCTGTGACGGACCTCCTGGGCACCCTGCTGGCCAGCCCCGTCACCATCGCCACCTACATGAAGGGCTCCTGGCCGGGAGGTGAGCCACTGTGCCAGTACTCCGGCTTcatcctgctcttcttcttcttggtcCAGCTCAGCATTGTGTTTGCAATGTCCGTGGAGAGATACTTGGCAATAAACCATGCATATTTCTACAACGAGTACGTCAACCAAAAACTCGCTGCGCTGGCTCTTGTGGCCATTTACATCCTCAGCACTGTGTTTTGCGCGCTGCCCAGCCTGGGGCTCGGCCAGGTGAAGCGCCAGAAACCCGGGACATGGTGCTTCATCGACTGGAAGAACAACAACACGACAGTCGCGACTTTTAATTTGATGTACGCTGGCGTGAATTCGGCTCTCGTACTGGCCACTGTCATATGCAACGTGATGGTGTGCGGGGCACTGATCCTGATGCATAAGAGGTTCATCCGCCGCACGTCTCTGGGCACAGACCAGCGGCGCCTCGCGGAGCTCCGGCGGAGACGGAGTTTCGGACGATTAGCTGGAGCAGAGATCCAGATGGTGATCCTGCTCATAGCTACCTCCGCTGTGGTTCTCATCTGCTCCATCCCTTTAGTG TTGAGGATCTTCGTGAACCAGCTGTACAGAAACCAGACAGAGGAGCCTTTAGGACTGAATAAAGACCTGCTGGCCATCCGCATGGCCTCAGTCAACCCCATCCTAGACCCTTGGATCTACATCCTGCTCAGAAAGACAGTGGTCCTCAAGCTAATGGAGAAAATCAAGTGTCTGTTCTGCAAAATGGGCGGGAGGGGACGGAGGGACGGCGGGCAGTTCCGCTGTGCCGAAGGCCGGCTCTCCTCCTCCATAGTCTCCCGGGATTCGCCGTCACTGGTGTCGCGTGAGCTGCGGGAAATGGTGAGCACCTCGCAGACCTTTCTATACCCGTCTGAGGGAAACACCAGGAGGTCTGGGTCATTTCAAGCAGGGACACAGGTCGGCTCCAGTCCACCTGCTGTACAAACATTACAGGGCCACCAGGAGGTTGAGGGGCCTCAGAGGGGGATTTCGCAGAGTGATTTAGAGGACACAGCGCCAGGCAGGCCACGGAAAGAACTTTCAATGGACCTCAAGGACCCTGCTTTACATGTGACCTTCACAGACGAGACTGCAAACATTCAGGAGAAATGCATATAA